The following are encoded in a window of Epilithonimonas zeae genomic DNA:
- a CDS encoding glycosyltransferase, with amino-acid sequence MLNRILNFLRVNSVTYGITVNNEAKEVKKLLDILIPLIDENDEIIVLQDVTKENADVTKTLDSYGGKIIRITSKLDGDFSTFKNNLISHATKQYLFQIDADEYPQKKLIKNLKFFLWKNFNYDCFVVPRINIVKGITESDIKNWNWNLNEKDYINFPDYQNRIFKLGKDIRWQNKIHEVLVNFKKVKKMPSNTEDYCLVHIKNIDRQRNQNAFYDTL; translated from the coding sequence ATGCTGAACAGGATTCTCAATTTTTTAAGAGTAAATAGCGTTACTTATGGGATTACTGTAAATAATGAAGCTAAGGAAGTGAAAAAACTTCTGGATATTCTTATTCCACTGATTGACGAAAATGATGAAATTATTGTATTGCAGGATGTTACAAAAGAAAATGCTGATGTTACAAAAACTTTAGATTCTTACGGAGGAAAAATCATAAGGATTACTTCCAAATTAGATGGTGATTTTTCAACCTTTAAAAATAATCTTATATCCCACGCTACCAAACAGTATTTATTTCAAATTGATGCCGATGAATATCCTCAGAAAAAGCTCATAAAAAACCTTAAATTCTTTCTTTGGAAAAATTTTAACTATGACTGTTTCGTGGTACCTCGGATAAATATTGTTAAGGGAATTACAGAATCTGATATTAAAAATTGGAATTGGAATTTGAATGAAAAGGATTATATAAACTTTCCGGATTATCAGAACAGAATTTTTAAATTGGGAAAAGATATAAGATGGCAGAATAAGATTCACGAAGTACTTGTCAATTTCAAAAAAGTAAAGAAGATGCCATCTAATACTGAAGATTATTGTTTAGTTCATATCAAAAATATTGATAGACAAAGAAATCAAAATGCTTTTTACGATACTTTATAG
- a CDS encoding glycosyltransferase family 2 protein produces the protein MNNLSFLVGLKNNLEYSQKFYENTRLLYNEIEIVFVSFGSTDGTHEWLDSLQDKNLKYYYSDHHKTLSDTYNKALKVATKEFVCFLHNDMVLGNNFLAEIYLALEKHNIIYYKTIEPPIFGKDERLWKEVKDFGNSFDDFDYKGFYDYEKNSNPKPGQFVDSASFFLACRKDLLLNIGGLDPLFAPMFCEDDDLILRLRLSGEKIFLCVSAITYHFVSKTSRFSEEFRNKTLSIEKKSQRNFVRKWGFPTFSKSKAKYDIGLILKNGTLETLSGLEPLVSQIYTDFDFKSYLETEQLNTSINLNEKIHLLAEKREHDVMVYVDGSKMNSKTLHILNNLSELISNRVEQKQFRISFFKQLYYKIFKNYKPIIIIKEGIRLEKKLIKNYAEQDSQFFKSK, from the coding sequence ATGAACAATTTATCTTTTCTTGTTGGCTTAAAAAATAATTTAGAGTATTCTCAGAAGTTTTATGAGAATACTCGTTTATTATATAACGAAATTGAAATTGTTTTTGTGAGCTTTGGAAGTACAGACGGAACGCACGAATGGCTTGATTCTTTACAGGATAAAAATTTAAAATATTATTATTCAGATCATCATAAAACATTATCTGACACCTATAATAAAGCCCTAAAAGTTGCTACAAAAGAATTTGTTTGTTTCTTACATAATGATATGGTTTTAGGAAATAACTTCCTTGCAGAAATTTACCTCGCATTAGAAAAGCATAATATCATATATTATAAAACAATTGAACCTCCAATCTTCGGGAAAGATGAACGGCTTTGGAAAGAGGTGAAAGATTTTGGTAATTCTTTTGATGATTTTGATTACAAAGGTTTTTATGATTATGAGAAAAATAGCAATCCAAAACCCGGACAATTCGTAGATTCTGCTAGTTTCTTTCTAGCTTGTAGAAAAGATCTTTTATTAAATATTGGAGGTTTGGATCCGCTGTTTGCTCCTATGTTTTGTGAAGATGATGATTTGATACTACGGTTAAGGTTATCAGGAGAGAAAATTTTCTTATGTGTAAGTGCCATTACTTATCATTTTGTAAGTAAGACATCAAGATTTTCCGAAGAGTTCAGAAATAAAACTCTATCAATTGAAAAAAAATCCCAAAGAAATTTTGTCCGGAAATGGGGATTCCCTACCTTTTCAAAATCTAAAGCAAAGTATGATATAGGATTGATTCTGAAAAATGGAACTTTAGAGACTCTTTCAGGATTGGAGCCTTTAGTCTCTCAAATTTACACAGATTTTGACTTTAAAAGTTATTTGGAAACTGAACAACTGAATACTTCTATTAATTTGAATGAAAAGATACATCTATTAGCAGAAAAAAGAGAGCACGATGTTATGGTCTATGTGGATGGCAGTAAAATGAATTCGAAGACTTTACATATTTTGAATAATTTATCTGAGTTAATTTCGAATAGAGTAGAACAGAAACAATTTCGAATTTCATTTTTCAAACAACTGTATTATAAGATATTTAAAAATTATAAACCGATTATCATTATAAAAGAAGGAATAAGATTAGAAAAAAAACTTATAAAAAACTATGCTGAACAGGATTCTCAATTTTTTAAGAGTAAATAG
- a CDS encoding phosphomannose isomerase type II C-terminal cupin domain — MLEIGERPWGKYYVLADEPNYKLKRIEVNPGQKLSYQFHHKRQEQWTIIEGNATIVLDGEEIPLTYGQSIFIPLGAKHRIMNLTEEPVVFIEVQTGTYFGEEDIVRLEDDYDRE, encoded by the coding sequence ATGCTAGAAATCGGAGAAAGACCTTGGGGTAAATATTATGTTTTGGCGGATGAACCAAATTACAAACTGAAAAGAATAGAAGTAAATCCCGGTCAGAAATTATCTTACCAGTTCCATCACAAAAGACAGGAACAATGGACAATTATTGAAGGAAATGCAACTATTGTTTTAGACGGAGAAGAAATCCCTTTGACTTATGGACAAAGCATTTTTATTCCACTAGGAGCGAAACATAGAATCATGAATCTTACAGAAGAACCTGTTGTTTTCATAGAAGTTCAGACAGGAACTTATTTTGGAGAAGAGGATATTGTGAGGCTGGAGGATGATTATGATAGGGAGTAA
- the gltX gene encoding glutamate--tRNA ligase, with the protein MKKVRVRFAPSPTGALHLGGVRTALYDYLFAKNQGGEFVLRIEDTDTARYVEGAEDYIMNSLEWCGIIPDESPKVGGPYAPYRQSERRDIYDRYKEEILKTDYAYLAFDTPEELDAIRKDFEARGDVFAYNHQTRQQLRNSISLSSKEVQKLLDENVPYVVRFKMPIDRTLNLQDIIRGNFSVNTNTLDDKVLIKNDGMPTYHFANVVDDFEMKISHVIRGEEWLPSMPLHVLLYEAMSWEAPEFAHLSLILKQTISGKDFIRNINNFSISFSNAFINKNKEYSFVEVNTLMLSYLQNFFDKSTLEKNENDDNLNSLIKEFLSSLFSGKLSKRDGDIFGFPVFPLDFKDPQTGIISKGYKECGYFPEAFINMMALLGWTPANDREILTIDEMIAEFDLNKVHKAGARFDPQKAKWFNQEYLKLKSNEEVLQLFKDLDEVKSLNLSDDKLLQIVSLMKERNATFVVDIYNDGKFFFEAPTSYDEKATKKAWNETTSAVLKDFSTKLKTSEFDSETLKNTIHHFAEEHSIGMGKVMMPLRLALVGELKGPDVPDIMNIIGKEETLARIEKAISLN; encoded by the coding sequence ATGAAAAAAGTAAGAGTGCGTTTTGCACCAAGTCCAACGGGAGCTTTACACTTAGGAGGTGTTAGAACTGCTTTGTATGATTATCTTTTTGCTAAGAATCAAGGTGGAGAATTTGTTCTTAGAATCGAAGATACGGATACTGCAAGATATGTAGAAGGTGCCGAAGACTATATTATGAATTCTTTGGAATGGTGCGGAATTATTCCTGATGAGAGCCCAAAAGTTGGTGGACCTTATGCTCCTTACAGACAATCTGAAAGAAGAGATATTTACGACAGATACAAAGAGGAAATCCTGAAAACAGATTATGCTTATTTAGCTTTCGATACGCCTGAAGAATTGGATGCCATCAGAAAAGACTTCGAAGCTAGAGGTGATGTTTTTGCCTACAATCATCAGACAAGACAGCAATTGAGAAACAGTATTTCTCTTTCTTCTAAAGAAGTTCAGAAATTATTGGATGAGAATGTTCCTTATGTGGTTCGTTTCAAAATGCCAATTGACAGAACACTTAATCTTCAGGATATCATCAGAGGAAATTTCTCTGTGAATACAAATACGCTTGATGACAAGGTTTTGATCAAAAATGACGGAATGCCAACTTACCATTTTGCTAATGTGGTTGATGATTTTGAAATGAAAATCTCTCACGTTATCCGAGGTGAAGAATGGTTGCCTTCTATGCCTTTGCACGTTTTGTTGTATGAAGCGATGAGTTGGGAAGCTCCTGAATTTGCGCATTTATCATTAATATTGAAACAAACGATTTCTGGCAAAGACTTTATTAGAAACATTAATAATTTTTCAATAAGTTTTTCAAATGCATTTATTAATAAAAATAAAGAATACAGTTTTGTTGAAGTTAATACATTAATGCTTTCATACCTTCAAAATTTCTTTGATAAATCTACATTAGAAAAAAACGAAAATGATGATAATCTTAATAGCCTTATAAAAGAATTTTTATCTAGTCTCTTTTCTGGAAAATTAAGCAAAAGAGATGGTGACATTTTTGGATTTCCAGTATTTCCTTTGGATTTCAAAGACCCACAAACAGGAATTATTTCAAAAGGTTACAAAGAATGTGGTTATTTCCCTGAAGCTTTCATCAATATGATGGCATTGTTAGGTTGGACACCTGCAAATGATAGAGAAATTTTAACAATAGACGAAATGATTGCCGAATTCGACCTTAATAAAGTTCATAAAGCTGGCGCAAGATTCGATCCACAGAAAGCAAAATGGTTCAATCAGGAATATTTGAAATTGAAATCTAATGAAGAAGTTTTACAATTATTCAAAGATTTGGATGAGGTTAAAAGTTTAAATCTTTCTGATGATAAATTACTACAAATTGTTTCATTGATGAAAGAAAGAAATGCGACTTTCGTAGTTGACATTTACAATGACGGAAAATTCTTTTTTGAAGCCCCAACTTCTTACGATGAGAAAGCAACCAAAAAAGCTTGGAACGAAACCACTTCTGCAGTCCTAAAAGATTTCTCAACTAAACTGAAAACTTCAGAATTTGATTCAGAAACTTTGAAAAATACTATTCATCATTTTGCAGAAGAACATTCTATAGGAATGGGAAAAGTAATGATGCCTCTTCGTCTCGCTTTGGTAGGCGAATTGAAAGGCCCGGATGTTCCAGACATTATGAACATTATCGGGAAAGAAGAAACATTGGCAAGAATAGAAAAAGCTATTAGTTTAAACTAA
- a CDS encoding acetyl-CoA carboxylase carboxyltransferase subunit alpha: MEYLEFEQPVKELIEQYEKCVQLGTESGIDVDESCKKIKTKIEETKKKIYGSLTPWQKVQLSRHPDRPYTLDYINGLADAGSFVELHGDRNFGDDPAMVGGIASISGNTVMLIGTQKGRTTKERQHRRFGMSNPEGYRKALRLMKLAEKFNIPVVTFVDTPGAYPGLEAEERGQGEAIARNIYEMCQLKTPIITIIIGEGASGGALGIGVGNKVYMLENTWYSVISPENCSAILWRSWEYKETAATTMKLTADDMLKQKLIDDIIPEPLGGAHYDNAATFDNVKKFILKDIKTLSKLPVEKLVAERQDKFIAMGEFKG; encoded by the coding sequence ATGGAGTATTTAGAATTTGAACAACCTGTAAAAGAACTGATCGAGCAATACGAAAAATGTGTACAACTAGGCACAGAAAGCGGAATTGATGTAGATGAATCCTGCAAAAAGATCAAAACAAAAATAGAAGAGACTAAGAAAAAAATATACGGAAGCCTTACGCCTTGGCAAAAAGTTCAGCTTTCCAGACATCCGGACAGACCTTATACACTTGATTATATCAATGGTTTGGCAGATGCAGGGAGTTTTGTTGAATTGCACGGCGATAGAAACTTTGGGGACGATCCCGCAATGGTTGGCGGAATTGCCAGCATCAGCGGAAATACTGTAATGCTAATCGGAACTCAGAAAGGAAGAACTACCAAAGAACGTCAGCACAGACGTTTTGGAATGTCTAACCCGGAAGGTTATAGAAAGGCTCTTAGATTGATGAAATTGGCAGAGAAATTCAATATTCCTGTGGTAACTTTCGTAGATACGCCTGGAGCTTATCCTGGTCTTGAAGCGGAAGAACGCGGACAAGGTGAAGCGATTGCCAGAAACATCTATGAAATGTGCCAATTGAAAACTCCGATTATCACCATCATCATTGGTGAAGGTGCTAGTGGAGGTGCATTAGGAATTGGTGTTGGAAACAAAGTTTATATGTTGGAAAACACTTGGTATTCTGTAATTTCTCCGGAAAACTGTTCAGCTATTCTTTGGAGAAGCTGGGAATACAAAGAGACTGCAGCCACTACAATGAAACTTACTGCTGATGATATGTTGAAGCAAAAATTAATTGATGACATTATCCCTGAACCACTTGGAGGCGCTCATTATGATAATGCTGCAACTTTCGACAACGTGAAGAAATTCATCTTGAAAGACATCAAAACGCTTTCTAAATTGCCAGTTGAGAAATTGGTTGCTGAAAGACAAGATAAGTTTATTGCAATGGGAGAATTCAAAGGATAG
- the rpsB gene encoding 30S ribosomal protein S2 — protein sequence MAKANVKDLLEAGVHFGHMTRKWNPNMAPYIFMEKNGIHIVDLHKTAVKLDEACTALEKLTSAGKKVLFVATKKQAKEVVAKHAAELNMPYITERWPGGMLTNFVTIRKAVKKMNSIDKMKKDGTFETLSKKERLQVDRQRANLEKNLGSISDMVRLPSAIFVVDIMREHIAVTEAKKLGIPVFGIVDTNSDPRKVDFVIPGNDDASKSIDMLLSVVSASIKDGLSQRKADKEKSKEEGEKVSAEADADFDAE from the coding sequence ATGGCAAAAGCAAATGTAAAAGACCTTTTAGAGGCTGGCGTACACTTCGGTCACATGACTCGTAAGTGGAATCCAAATATGGCTCCATACATTTTCATGGAGAAAAACGGTATTCACATCGTAGATTTACATAAAACAGCTGTTAAATTGGACGAGGCTTGTACAGCTTTGGAAAAATTAACTTCTGCAGGTAAAAAAGTTCTTTTCGTAGCTACTAAAAAGCAAGCGAAAGAAGTAGTAGCAAAACACGCTGCCGAACTTAACATGCCTTACATCACAGAAAGATGGCCAGGTGGTATGCTTACAAACTTTGTAACTATCAGAAAAGCAGTTAAGAAAATGAACTCTATCGATAAAATGAAGAAAGATGGTACTTTCGAAACTTTATCTAAAAAAGAAAGACTACAAGTTGATCGTCAAAGAGCAAATCTTGAGAAAAACTTAGGTTCTATCTCAGATATGGTTCGTCTTCCTTCAGCTATTTTCGTAGTTGACATTATGAGAGAACACATCGCAGTAACAGAGGCTAAAAAATTGGGTATCCCAGTTTTTGGTATCGTTGATACCAATTCAGATCCAAGAAAAGTGGATTTCGTAATCCCAGGAAATGATGATGCTTCTAAATCAATCGATATGTTGTTGAGCGTTGTTTCAGCTTCTATCAAAGATGGTTTGTCTCAAAGAAAAGCAGATAAAGAAAAATCTAAAGAAGAAGGCGAAAAAGTTTCTGCAGAAGCAGATGCTGATTTCGATGCTGAATAA
- the rpsI gene encoding 30S ribosomal protein S9 produces MSTVHKIGRRKTSVARVYVKPGTGNITINGKDAKTYFCTDVLVYKVNQPFLLTETLGQYDLTVNVFGGGITGQAEAIRLGVSRALCEINEEFRLLLKPHGLLTRDARMVERKKPGQKKARKRFQFSKR; encoded by the coding sequence ATGTCTACAGTACACAAAATCGGAAGAAGAAAAACTTCTGTTGCAAGAGTTTATGTGAAGCCAGGAACTGGTAACATCACTATAAACGGTAAAGATGCTAAAACTTATTTCTGTACGGATGTTTTAGTTTATAAAGTGAATCAGCCATTTTTATTGACAGAAACTTTGGGTCAGTATGACTTAACTGTTAATGTTTTTGGAGGAGGTATTACTGGTCAGGCAGAAGCTATTAGACTAGGAGTTTCTAGAGCATTGTGTGAAATTAACGAAGAATTCAGATTACTTCTTAAGCCACACGGATTGTTGACTAGAGATGCAAGAATGGTAGAGAGAAAGAAACCAGGTCAGAAAAAAGCGAGAAAGAGATTCCAATTCTCAAAACGTTAA
- the rplM gene encoding 50S ribosomal protein L13: MNTLSYKTVSANKATANKEWVVVDAAEQPLGRLASTVAKILRGKHKTNYTPHVDCGDNVIVLNAGKVTLSGNKWADKTYIWHTGYPGGQKSMTAEELKKKDALKVLEKSVKGMLPKNRLGSALFKNLYLYEGTEHKHEAQQPKVINVNEFK; this comes from the coding sequence GTGAATACATTAAGTTACAAAACAGTATCGGCAAACAAGGCTACAGCAAATAAAGAATGGGTTGTTGTAGACGCTGCTGAGCAACCGTTGGGAAGACTAGCTTCTACCGTTGCAAAGATTTTGAGAGGTAAGCACAAAACGAATTACACGCCACACGTAGATTGTGGAGACAACGTAATCGTTTTGAACGCTGGGAAAGTTACGCTTTCCGGAAACAAGTGGGCAGACAAAACTTACATTTGGCACACTGGATATCCAGGTGGTCAGAAGTCTATGACTGCTGAGGAGCTTAAGAAAAAAGATGCTCTTAAAGTATTAGAAAAATCTGTAAAAGGGATGCTTCCTAAAAACAGATTAGGTTCGGCTTTATTCAAAAACCTTTATTTATATGAAGGAACAGAGCACAAACACGAAGCTCAACAGCCAAAAGTAATCAATGTTAACGAATTCAAATAA
- a CDS encoding DUF3667 domain-containing protein has translation MSHGKLRKEKDCLNCGHIVEKHYCPHCGQQNIETRQPFYYLFTHFVEDFTHYDGQFWGTLKNLLFKPGKLTNTYLEGKRQKFVPPVKLYIFISFITFFLFAVFPPFDINFEGKKDSRKEKIISLNRLAETSKQLDSIRAQEKMKGTDSVTISKVNTLLKDSAKLSDIEDSFDMSKKLDDKFEYNGYTTRKSFDSAKAKNPSFFDFINVPVAHKFFELKEKGITKGEILKKLGEVSFHNLPKALFIYLPIFAFFLWIFHNKKKWWYFDHGIFTLHYFCFLLLTILLFSTLYKLTDVLNNSINIFIYLLMNVLFFYSIIYFFIAHYKVYHTHGIISFIIGSILFMFNFFAFMFLVMGLGVVSFLMIH, from the coding sequence ATGAGCCACGGAAAACTGAGAAAAGAAAAAGACTGCTTAAACTGCGGACATATTGTTGAGAAACATTATTGTCCCCATTGCGGACAGCAGAACATAGAGACAAGGCAGCCTTTCTATTATCTTTTCACTCACTTTGTAGAGGATTTTACACATTACGACGGACAATTTTGGGGAACTCTTAAAAATCTGCTTTTCAAACCCGGTAAATTGACCAATACTTATCTGGAAGGTAAAAGACAAAAATTTGTTCCGCCGGTTAAACTTTACATTTTCATCAGTTTCATAACATTTTTCCTATTTGCTGTTTTCCCGCCTTTCGACATTAATTTTGAAGGAAAAAAAGACTCTAGAAAAGAAAAGATAATCTCACTGAATAGACTTGCAGAAACTTCGAAACAGCTTGACAGCATCAGAGCGCAAGAAAAAATGAAGGGAACGGATTCTGTCACAATTAGTAAAGTTAATACTTTACTAAAAGATTCTGCAAAATTAAGTGATATCGAAGACAGCTTTGATATGAGTAAGAAACTGGATGATAAGTTTGAATATAATGGTTATACAACCAGAAAATCATTTGACTCTGCAAAAGCAAAAAACCCATCATTCTTCGATTTCATCAATGTTCCTGTTGCTCACAAATTTTTCGAGCTAAAGGAAAAAGGTATTACAAAAGGAGAAATCCTAAAAAAATTGGGCGAGGTATCTTTTCATAATTTGCCAAAAGCCTTATTCATTTATCTTCCGATTTTTGCATTTTTCCTATGGATTTTCCACAACAAGAAAAAATGGTGGTATTTTGACCACGGCATTTTTACACTGCATTATTTCTGCTTCCTGCTACTGACAATTTTACTGTTCTCAACACTATATAAGTTAACCGATGTTTTAAATAATTCAATCAATATCTTTATATATCTGCTGATGAATGTTCTATTCTTCTACAGTATCATTTATTTTTTTATAGCCCATTATAAGGTTTATCATACGCACGGTATTATCAGTTTTATCATTGGAAGCATTTTGTTTATGTTTAATTTCTTTGCTTTTATGTTTCTGGTGATGGGTTTAGGCGTAGTCAGCTTCCTGATGATTCATTAA
- the pncB gene encoding nicotinate phosphoribosyltransferase, giving the protein MREVRLNSILDNDFYKITMQNAVVKLFTNEIVKYEFINRGKHQFPEGFAEELRKSVNAMAELKLTKDEKKYLKATCPYLALPYLDFLEGFHYDPSEVKIEQNGNELKVSVEGLWYRTILWEVPLLALISELHYEMNHMERQTNEEVINKTVEKAVHLTELGVPFAEFGTRRRHSYKVHRLVMDALIQDKKSTFTGTSNVHLAMLYNVKPIGTHAHEWFMFHAAEFGFKTANSIALENWVNVYRGDLGVALSDTYTTDVFFQQFDKKFAKLFDGVRHDSGDPFEFADKTIAHYQKHGINPLFKYIIFSDGLNLEKVEEITNYCRGKIGISFGIGTNLTNDVGLKPMNIVMKLISVKGINNEWIPTVKLSDEKGKYTGDPKMIELAKEFLRIK; this is encoded by the coding sequence ATGCGCGAGGTAAGACTAAACTCTATTCTGGATAACGATTTCTACAAGATTACAATGCAAAATGCAGTAGTGAAATTATTCACGAACGAGATTGTAAAATACGAATTCATCAACCGGGGAAAACATCAGTTTCCGGAAGGTTTTGCAGAAGAACTTAGAAAGTCTGTCAACGCAATGGCAGAACTGAAGCTGACCAAAGACGAAAAAAAATATCTGAAAGCCACTTGTCCATATCTTGCTCTACCCTACCTCGATTTCTTGGAAGGTTTTCATTACGACCCTTCTGAAGTGAAGATTGAACAAAATGGCAACGAACTAAAAGTTTCGGTGGAAGGTCTCTGGTACAGAACCATTCTTTGGGAAGTCCCTTTGCTAGCACTTATCAGCGAACTTCATTATGAGATGAATCATATGGAGCGACAAACCAACGAAGAGGTCATTAATAAAACTGTAGAAAAAGCGGTTCATTTGACAGAATTGGGCGTTCCTTTTGCTGAATTTGGAACACGAAGAAGACATTCTTACAAAGTTCACAGATTGGTGATGGATGCCTTGATTCAGGATAAAAAATCGACTTTTACAGGAACTTCCAATGTTCATCTGGCTATGCTTTACAACGTAAAACCAATTGGTACACATGCCCACGAATGGTTTATGTTTCACGCCGCAGAATTTGGTTTCAAAACGGCCAATTCTATTGCTTTGGAAAATTGGGTTAATGTTTACCGTGGCGATTTGGGAGTTGCACTTTCCGACACATACACCACGGATGTTTTCTTCCAGCAGTTTGATAAAAAGTTTGCAAAGTTGTTTGACGGCGTACGTCATGACAGCGGCGACCCGTTTGAATTTGCTGATAAAACCATTGCGCATTATCAAAAGCACGGCATCAATCCATTATTCAAATACATTATTTTTTCTGACGGACTGAATCTTGAAAAAGTTGAAGAAATCACCAATTACTGCAGAGGTAAAATCGGAATTTCTTTCGGAATCGGAACCAATCTTACTAATGATGTTGGACTTAAACCAATGAACATCGTAATGAAACTCATTAGTGTAAAAGGAATTAATAATGAATGGATTCCGACTGTGAAACTATCTGACGAAAAAGGAAAATATACCGGCGACCCAAAAATGATAGAATTGGCGAAGGAGTTTTTGAGGATTAAATAA
- a CDS encoding BON domain-containing protein, with amino-acid sequence MKKTFKIAALALMVSMTAVSCKKKVSDAELTTNATTAITAYPGTSVEVKEGQAHLSGVFATEADKQAAIAALKKVEGVKDVHDMATVAPMAAPVEVNMVDAAVLAKVNTALKDIPGVKAEDVAGTLTLTGSTTSANARKVKESVDALKIGKYDNKITVK; translated from the coding sequence ATGAAAAAAACATTCAAAATCGCTGCTCTTGCCTTGATGGTATCGATGACAGCCGTTTCCTGCAAAAAGAAAGTTTCTGATGCAGAATTAACGACCAACGCAACTACAGCAATCACTGCTTATCCCGGAACTTCTGTGGAAGTGAAGGAAGGACAAGCACATTTGAGCGGAGTTTTCGCAACAGAAGCTGACAAACAAGCAGCTATTGCAGCTCTTAAAAAAGTAGAGGGCGTGAAAGATGTTCACGATATGGCAACTGTAGCGCCAATGGCTGCTCCTGTAGAAGTGAATATGGTTGACGCTGCTGTTCTAGCTAAAGTAAATACTGCATTGAAAGATATCCCAGGCGTAAAAGCTGAAGATGTTGCGGGAACATTAACGTTGACAGGTTCTACAACTTCTGCTAACGCAAGAAAAGTGAAAGAGTCTGTAGATGCTCTTAAAATTGGTAAATACGATAACAAAATCACTGTAAAATAA
- a CDS encoding SH3 domain-containing protein encodes MSLQDKYASVVSAAQSAGLSDLSVQEQDGVLYITGKASSSAAKDTVWNALGAIDSSYTATDINIDVQVSGLAAGASLTVATDESNLNIRQEPSTEASIVGKAAKGETVTLVEQSSDDWWKIKTADGEEGYAYARYLKA; translated from the coding sequence ATGAGTTTACAAGACAAATATGCAAGTGTAGTTTCAGCAGCTCAGTCTGCAGGACTATCTGATCTTTCTGTGCAGGAGCAAGACGGTGTTCTATATATCACAGGAAAAGCGTCTAGCAGCGCAGCAAAAGATACAGTTTGGAATGCTTTGGGCGCCATAGATTCCTCATATACAGCAACAGATATTAATATCGATGTGCAAGTTTCCGGATTGGCAGCTGGTGCTTCTTTAACTGTTGCAACAGATGAGTCTAATCTTAACATCAGACAAGAACCTTCTACAGAAGCTTCTATTGTTGGAAAAGCAGCAAAAGGTGAAACAGTAACTTTGGTTGAGCAGTCTTCTGACGACTGGTGGAAAATCAAAACTGCTGACGGTGAGGAAGGTTATGCTTATGCAAGATATTTGAAAGCTTAA